From the Cohaesibacter sp. ES.047 genome, one window contains:
- a CDS encoding ABC transporter substrate-binding protein: MMSIRSITLVASAAIAIASSALHAEPTTYPLTIENCGQAVTFQRAPQNAVALGQNSAEIMLLLGLEDRMAATAFWPNAVLPDLADANSKVDLISVEFPTLEAVLSKQPDFVAAMLTTLLGPDSKVAKREDFSALGIPSYLSPSACSTKLDAGDAYGSRDALWSMDLLYKEIEDLSRIFDVADRGQALIEDFKAREAALRTEFSDQKELTFLFWFSSSSAADDAYLGGGNGPSGYIADILGGSNAIQTEADWPTLGWEGIMAANPTVFVAAQVDRNRWDLDTAENKIKFLKSDPTVSQMEAVKSGRIVVMSGAAMNPSIRTLYGAEQIAEQLKTLDLP, from the coding sequence ATCATGTCCATCAGGTCTATCACTCTTGTTGCAAGCGCGGCAATTGCCATCGCCTCTTCTGCCCTGCATGCAGAACCAACAACCTATCCTTTGACGATCGAGAATTGTGGGCAGGCTGTGACGTTCCAAAGGGCGCCGCAGAATGCCGTGGCTCTGGGACAGAACAGCGCTGAAATCATGTTGCTGCTCGGTCTTGAAGACCGCATGGCGGCGACCGCCTTCTGGCCCAACGCGGTATTGCCGGATCTGGCCGATGCCAACAGCAAGGTCGATCTGATCTCCGTCGAATTTCCCACACTGGAAGCCGTGTTGTCAAAACAGCCGGATTTTGTGGCTGCGATGCTGACGACCTTGCTTGGCCCGGACAGCAAGGTGGCCAAACGAGAGGATTTTTCCGCGCTCGGCATTCCTTCCTATCTCTCCCCAAGCGCCTGTTCCACGAAGCTCGATGCCGGTGATGCCTATGGCTCCCGCGATGCATTGTGGAGCATGGATCTACTCTACAAGGAGATTGAAGACCTGTCGCGTATCTTCGACGTGGCTGATCGCGGTCAGGCTCTGATCGAAGATTTCAAGGCACGCGAAGCTGCGCTGCGGACTGAATTTTCTGACCAGAAGGAGCTTACATTCCTGTTCTGGTTCTCCAGTTCTTCAGCCGCTGACGACGCCTATCTGGGCGGCGGAAACGGCCCATCAGGCTATATCGCAGACATTCTGGGCGGATCAAACGCGATACAGACCGAAGCCGACTGGCCAACACTTGGCTGGGAAGGCATCATGGCTGCCAATCCCACCGTGTTTGTTGCGGCCCAGGTGGATCGCAATCGCTGGGATCTGGACACGGCTGAAAACAAGATCAAATTCCTCAAGTCCGATCCGACAGTCAGCCAGATGGAAGCCGTCAAATCCGGACGCATCGTCGTTATGAGCGGTGCGGCGATGAACCCAAGCATCCGTACGCTCTATGGGGCGGAGCAGATTGCCGAACAACTCAAAACGCTTGATCTGCCGTGA
- a CDS encoding iron ABC transporter permease, with protein sequence MTRLEKPHAGALRLFLFLGLSITVLALAVAFATAIGAYDISLSTVFLAITNELGFTHADIPPVEQSVVWSLRLSRALVAALAGAGLAICGTILQALLRNPLAEPFVLGISAGASTGAVCVIVLGIGAGSLSLQFGAFAGAFVAFGLVALLSNGATSGPNHTILAGVAASQLFNALTSYIVTTSGNAQQARDVMFWLLGSFGGVRWPDFHLLLVVIAISLAICIWMGRALDAFTFGDEDAAALGVPVTRIRLILFAITALMTATIVSMVGAIGFVGLVVPHAARYVVGPMHLRLLPASAMVGAIFMVVADIASRVIAGQQTVPIGVVTALVGVPFFAIILYRARPQT encoded by the coding sequence GTGACACGACTAGAAAAGCCGCATGCCGGAGCCCTTCGTCTTTTTCTGTTTCTGGGCTTGTCGATAACAGTACTCGCTCTCGCCGTCGCTTTTGCGACAGCGATTGGCGCGTATGACATCAGCCTCAGCACAGTGTTTCTGGCCATTACCAATGAGCTTGGCTTCACGCATGCCGATATTCCTCCGGTCGAGCAAAGCGTTGTCTGGAGCCTGCGCCTGAGCCGTGCGCTCGTCGCCGCGCTCGCCGGGGCCGGTTTGGCTATTTGCGGAACGATTTTGCAGGCCTTGCTGCGCAATCCTCTGGCGGAGCCGTTTGTTCTCGGTATTTCCGCCGGTGCGTCCACCGGTGCGGTCTGTGTGATCGTGCTGGGGATTGGAGCGGGAAGCCTGTCCTTGCAATTTGGTGCGTTTGCGGGCGCCTTTGTCGCATTCGGATTGGTTGCATTGCTTTCGAACGGCGCCACCAGCGGGCCGAACCACACAATTCTTGCCGGTGTTGCTGCCTCCCAACTGTTCAATGCGCTGACGTCCTATATTGTCACAACGTCGGGAAACGCCCAGCAGGCACGGGATGTCATGTTCTGGCTTCTGGGCAGTTTCGGGGGTGTTCGCTGGCCCGATTTCCATCTTTTGCTGGTTGTAATTGCGATCAGCCTTGCGATCTGCATCTGGATGGGCCGGGCGCTGGATGCCTTCACATTTGGTGATGAGGATGCCGCCGCTCTTGGTGTCCCCGTAACGCGGATCCGCCTAATCCTGTTTGCGATAACCGCCTTGATGACAGCAACCATCGTCAGCATGGTGGGCGCAATCGGCTTTGTCGGATTGGTGGTGCCCCATGCAGCACGCTATGTGGTGGGGCCAATGCACCTGCGCCTGCTGCCCGCCTCTGCCATGGTGGGGGCCATCTTCATGGTCGTTGCCGACATTGCATCCCGGGTGATCGCAGGTCAGCAAACAGTTCCCATCGGGGTTGTGACAGCTCTGGTTGGCGTCCCATTCTTTGCCATCATTCTATATCGTGCGAGGCCCCAGACATGA
- a CDS encoding ABC transporter ATP-binding protein, translated as MSVKAQNLVWGVKRRQIVRDVSLNVSEGETIGLIGPNGSGKSSLLRLLAGLKSPHSGLVAINDRDIAKVPRRALAREIAFVHQNAATDTNVTVRDVVRLGRTPHRSALSGWTDADEVAVTTALERVDMTSLSRQAWQTLSGGERQRVHIARALAQDPKVMFLDEPTNHLDIHHQIEILRLVRDLDLTSVIALHDLNLAAMFCDRIMILEGGALRACGTPQTVLTEDLIRDVFRTDSEVKHDNGALHIRFRPNSSL; from the coding sequence ATGAGCGTGAAAGCCCAAAATCTCGTGTGGGGCGTCAAGCGCAGGCAGATTGTCCGCGATGTTTCCCTTAATGTGAGCGAAGGAGAGACCATCGGTCTTATTGGACCAAACGGATCCGGCAAGTCGTCGCTGTTGCGCTTGCTGGCAGGTCTCAAATCGCCGCACTCCGGACTGGTGGCAATCAACGACAGGGATATTGCCAAAGTGCCAAGACGGGCTTTGGCGCGCGAAATTGCCTTTGTGCATCAGAATGCGGCGACGGACACCAATGTCACAGTACGCGATGTGGTGCGATTGGGCCGGACGCCGCACCGCTCTGCTTTGTCGGGTTGGACGGATGCCGATGAGGTTGCGGTGACGACGGCTCTTGAACGGGTGGATATGACGAGCCTCAGCAGGCAGGCATGGCAGACCCTGTCAGGTGGCGAGCGCCAGCGTGTCCATATAGCCAGAGCCCTGGCTCAGGACCCGAAAGTCATGTTCCTTGATGAGCCAACCAATCACCTTGATATTCATCACCAGATCGAGATCCTGCGTCTTGTGCGAGACCTCGATTTGACCAGCGTGATTGCCCTGCATGATCTCAATCTCGCGGCCATGTTCTGCGACCGGATCATGATCCTTGAAGGAGGAGCCCTGCGCGCATGCGGTACGCCGCAAACGGTGTTGACGGAAGACCTGATACGGGATGTTTTCAGAACCGATTCCGAAGTGAAACACGACAACGGGGCGCTGCACATCCGCTTTCGGCCGAATTCGTCGCTATAG
- a CDS encoding mechanosensitive ion channel family protein has protein sequence MRTVVSLAPNLLAAVIVIALTWTFAFIVGRLSSSLLRRSSLRRSLVEAITKVSRLTVWLVGALVAATLVFPNLTPTKLLAGLGLGSIAVGLAFKDIFENFLAGFLILLRKPMRIGDDIACGDLSGQVEHISIRDTFLRQRSGELILVPNSYLYKNPVKILTDRAKRRISLEVGIAYGEDVEAARKVISETVEALSTRETSRPFDIFTTSFGSSSIDFVVRWWTGSTPKEEHLSRSEAVSSIKTALDNAGIEIPFPYRTLTFKEPLKLSPDGEERS, from the coding sequence ATGCGAACGGTGGTATCGTTGGCGCCAAACCTCTTGGCTGCGGTCATCGTGATCGCTCTCACTTGGACGTTTGCATTCATAGTCGGGCGGCTCTCGTCGTCGTTGCTGCGCCGTTCCTCTCTCAGGCGATCCCTCGTCGAGGCGATTACCAAGGTAAGCAGGCTCACGGTATGGCTCGTTGGAGCGCTTGTTGCGGCAACTCTTGTGTTTCCGAACCTGACCCCGACGAAGTTGCTCGCGGGCCTCGGGCTTGGTTCCATCGCGGTCGGACTTGCATTCAAAGATATCTTTGAAAACTTTCTGGCCGGTTTCCTCATCCTGCTGCGCAAGCCGATGCGCATTGGCGATGATATTGCGTGCGGTGATTTGAGCGGGCAAGTCGAACATATTTCGATCCGTGACACTTTTTTAAGGCAGAGGTCCGGCGAACTGATCCTCGTACCCAATAGCTACCTCTATAAAAACCCGGTCAAAATCCTTACCGATCGTGCGAAACGGCGCATCTCGCTTGAAGTGGGCATTGCCTATGGGGAAGACGTTGAAGCAGCCCGAAAGGTGATCTCTGAGACCGTCGAGGCGCTTTCAACACGGGAAACCTCCAGACCTTTCGATATCTTCACAACGTCCTTTGGATCATCCTCAATAGACTTTGTCGTACGTTGGTGGACTGGAAGCACGCCCAAGGAAGAGCATCTGTCCAGAAGCGAGGCCGTGTCGAGTATCAAGACAGCTCTCGATAACGCTGGTATTGAAATCCCGTTCCCATATCGCACGTTGACTTTCAAGGAGCCGCTCAAATTATCTCCGGACGGCGAGGAGCGATCTTAG